CATGCTTTGTTTTGAAAATTTTTTTAATGGGGGTTTGTGTTTTTCCTTAGTTTCTATGATATGTTTTTAAGACGTTTATTATTACTTATTTATATAATATTATTTGCAAAATAGGAATTTCCTTTATTTTTTGTATTTTAATGGAATGATCGATGTAAAATGATATTTCTTAGATCTATCTTAAATTTAAGCTCTATCACTTATAAAATAAATGGCATTAAAATGTTAGAAAATGATTTAAATATTTTTGTATAAAACTTGAGTTACAGCGTTTTAATATACGTTAAAAAAGTTCGTTGTGTGACCGGTAGGGAGTTCAGAACTTTTAGGATATTAAATAAGATGTAATTCTTAGTTTTATTAAAAATATTTACAACATTATCGATATTTTAATGCCATTTATTTCAGATTAACCATTAACTAAAAAAGATGGCTATTAAAAAATAGCCATCTTTTTGTTTACTTTATATTAAAAAATCTTTTTCCGTTTTCTTTTGTAACTTCACATACTTTCTCGTATGATATTCCCTTTTCTATTGCTATTGTTTCAGCTACATATCTTACATATGATGAGTCGTTTCTCTTTCCTCTATGAGGATGTGGTGTAAGATATGGAGAATCTGTTTCTATTAACAGATATTCTAGAGGAATTTCTTTTATTACCTCTTTTGTCTTTTTGTTATTTTTAAATGTTGCTGGCCCTGCTATTGATATCATGCATCCCATTTTGATGTACTCTTTTGCAAGTTCTACATTTCCAGAATAGCAGTGCAGTACACATCCTATTTCTTCACTCTTTGTACTCTTTATTATGTCTAAAGTATCTTGATGTGCATCTCTATCATGAATTATTATAGGAAGTTTTAGTTCATTTGCTAGCTTAATCTGCTCCTCAAACCATTTTCTTTGAAGGTTTCTTGGAGAGTGATCGTAGTAGTAATCAAGTCCAATTTCACCTATTGCTACTACTTTTTCATTTTTAGCTAGTTCTCTTAGAACTTCTATACTTCCTTCATCCATGTCTTCTACATCATGTGGATGAACTCCAACTGATGCGTATATGAAGTCATGTTTTTTAGATAGTTCTACTGCTTTTAAAGAAGATGGAATATCAGCTCCTGGGTTTAAAAGAAGTTCTACTCCTGATTCTTTTATTTTTTGAATTACTTCTTCTCTATCTTCATTAAATCTATTATCAGTTATATGTGAGTGTGTATCAAATAACATATTCCACCTCTATCTTACTTCACAACCAGAATCTATTCCTTCTATAGTTGGAAGTACTAGTAATGAATCATCATCTGTTGCTGCTGATAGTATCATTCCTTGAGATTCAACACCTCTTAATTTAACAGGCTTTAAGTTGCATACTACCATAACTTGCTTTCCTACTAAGTCATCTGGGTTAAAGTGCTTTGCTATTCCAGATACTATCTGTCTTTGCTCATTTGCAAGTTGTACTTTAAATACTAAAAGTTTATCAGCTTTTGGATGTTTTGATGCTTCTATTATTTTAGCTACTCTAAGTTCTACTTTATCAAATTCATCTATTGTTATTTCTTCTTTATGATTTAATTTAACTTCTTCTACTTTTGGTTCATCTGAAAACATTGCTTCAAGCTCCTCTACTTCTTTTTCTATGTCAATTCTCGGGAATAAAACTTCCCCTTTTGAAACCTTTGTTCCTTCTTTTATTTGTCCAAATTCATGAGTACTCTCCCAAGTAAGTATGTCAGGTTGATCATTTATTCCAAGCTGCTTGTATATCTTATTAGAAGTTTCATTCATAAATGGGCTTATTAAAACAGATACTATTCTTATAGCTTCTGTAAGATTGTATAATACTGTGTCTAGTTCATCTTGTTTTTCTTCATCTTTAGCAAGAGCCCATGGCATAGTCTCATCTATATATTTATTACTTCTTCTTACAACCTTAAATATTTCTTCTAAGGCTTCACTAAATTGAAGTCTATTCATAGCATCTTCTACTTTTTTAAATGCAGAGCTTGACATATCTATTAGTTGTTCGTGATAGTCTCCTAATGTTTTAGGACTTGGAAGTAGTCCCTCTCTATATTTTATAAC
The window above is part of the Tepidibacter aestuarii genome. Proteins encoded here:
- a CDS encoding TatD family hydrolase, yielding MLFDTHSHITDNRFNEDREEVIQKIKESGVELLLNPGADIPSSLKAVELSKKHDFIYASVGVHPHDVEDMDEGSIEVLRELAKNEKVVAIGEIGLDYYYDHSPRNLQRKWFEEQIKLANELKLPIIIHDRDAHQDTLDIIKSTKSEEIGCVLHCYSGNVELAKEYIKMGCMISIAGPATFKNNKKTKEVIKEIPLEYLLIETDSPYLTPHPHRGKRNDSSYVRYVAETIAIEKGISYEKVCEVTKENGKRFFNIK